Proteins from one Corticium candelabrum chromosome 4, ooCorCand1.1, whole genome shotgun sequence genomic window:
- the LOC134178454 gene encoding bifunctional 3'-5' exonuclease/ATP-dependent helicase WRN-like, with protein MAANSNSGLVESHRWETTTGLDKIQTKDVDIAANCTSTTDSDNASGGLFERISSKTLQTRRLPAWMSCEDDPKKKSKTYDSSHCGGGSVCPVCTSQSRPPLTFNGAIEYIHNAAEADFVCETILGRQPAQLGFDIEWKVTFTRGQAPLQCPTALVQLCLSSTRCYLFQVRRMKAFPYKLKEILESPDILKLGVGIRGDSFKLHRDYDIHCQGVIDLSCVANKILRSFETWSLKDLVLHLFHLELSKENRVRLSNWEVALCPDQQVYAATDAYAGLLIYQKLQSIRTEREIHSN; from the coding sequence ATGGCGGCAAACTCAAACTCTGGTCTAGTCGAGAGTCACAGGTGGGAGACGACAACAGGACTAGACAAGATTCAAACGAAAGACGTCGATATTGCTGCTAACTGTACAAGTACAACTGATAGTGACAACGCGAGCGGTGGATTGTTCGAACGGATATCTAGTAAAACATTGCAAACGCGCAGACTTCCTGCGTGGATGTCGTGCGAAGACGACCCTAAAAAGAAGTCTAAAACATACGATAGCAGTCACTGTGGTGGTGGCTCTGTGTGTCCCGTATGTACGTCACAATCAAGACCGCCACTGACGTTCAATGGAGCCATTGAATATATACACAATGCTGCAGAAGCTGATTTCGTATGTGAGACTATTCTTGGCCGACAACCCGCACAGCTGGGATTTGACATTGAATGGAAAGTAACGTTTACTCGTGGACAAGCGCCATTGCAATGTCCGACTGCTCTCGTGCAGTTGTGTCTTTCGTCGACACGATGCTATCTATTTCAAGTGAGACGAATGAAAGCGTTTCCTTACAAGCTCAAGGAAATACTTGAAAGCCCGGATATATTGAAATTGGGTGTTGGTATTCGTGGGGACAGCTTCAAGCTTCATCGAGACTACGACATTCATTGTCAAGGAGTGATTGATCTCTCTTGTGTGGCAAATAAAATTTTAAGGTCATTTGAAACGTGGAGTCTGAAAGATCTTGTTTTGCATCTGTTTCACTTGGAGCTTTCGAAGGAAAATCGTGTTCGGTTGAGTAACTGGGAGGTGGCACTCTGTCCTGATCAGCAAGTTTATGCTGCTACGGATGCGTATGCtggtttattaatttatcaaaAACTGCAAAGTATTAggacagagagagaaataCATTCAAACTGA
- the LOC134178110 gene encoding E-selectin-like yields MLSEHGQFTAIVLCFTLTLCHAWTTCPTLKPPLRGSVRIDHRSIGGTSSRATYSCQPGYYVSTTFDTRVCLASRWLGPNPTCEKSLCPTLSAPSPGGLVTTDVRKSSGQATYSCRGNYHLVGQHVRECKDGRWQGNAPLCVACRFPSPPEFGLGPQIVNIADQLQIATYKCEVGYKLVGEANLVCRNGLIIGKLPTCQLDVFGGDNGICDFSDVSEQCQYVNDANAPYQWEIKDTICPSPLVSPGSKTPTNTSQPTLPSISLRPLPAFLQSLVDDINSVVSQLKQVTSNDDDDDDDDDDDDGDDDDDDTQKKPIALPLCSESPKPTTTLVVYFPKSQSPKSFTSMQKASDDDDDDDDDKKSDDLVPVASPLVGKAVAPVIDHASFEVGLMSISHAKYIKFTLDVPVEALHHVIIVSGHCFPDPPGSQYPVHVTPTLSGPQPYNHNFCLNIDSKVRCDSSQSFTFGIRVTIYFIYVSNTPAQITFQPKGAYRTFSEAQCLGTKGDNE; encoded by the exons ATGCTGTCTGAACACGGACAGTTTACGGCGATTGTTCTGTGTTTCACTCTGACTCTCTGTCATGCATGGACAA CCTGTCCCACTCTCAAGCCACCGTTGAGAGGCTCGGTGCGGATCGACCATCGCTCTATCGGCGGGACAAGCTCTAGAGCCACATATTCTTGTCAACCGGGCTACTACGTGAGCACTACGTTCGACACCCGCGTCTGCTTGGCGAGCAGGTGGCTGGGACCCAACCCCACGTGTGAGAAATCAC TTTGTCCAACTCTGTCTGCTCCGTCTCCCGGTGGTCTGGTGACAACCGACGTGCGCAAGAGTTCAGGCCAAGCCACCTACAGTTGCCGCGGCAATTACCACCTTGTCGGTCAACATGTGAGAGAGTGTAAAGACGGCAGATGGCAAGGCAACGCACCTCTCTGCGTGG CGTGCCGATTTCCTTCTCCTCCTGAATTTGGTTTGGGACCTCAGATTGTCAACATTGCAGATCAGCTACAAATTGCTACCTACAAATGTGAAGTAGGTTACAAGCTGGTCGGTGAAGCTAATCTTGTCTGCCGTAATGGCTTGATAATTGGGAAACTACCAACTTGCCAATTGG atgtgttTGGAGGTGACAATGGAATCTGTGACTTCTCGGACGTCTCAGAGCAGTGTCAATACGTCAATGATGCAAACGCTCCATACCAGTGGGAAATTAAAGACACAATTTGTCCTTCACCTCTTGTCAGCCCAGGTTCTAAAACACCGACCAATACTTCTCAACCAACACTTCCAAGCATATCTTTGAGACCATTGCCCGCTTTCCTGCAGAGTTTAGTGGATGACATCAACTCGGTTGTCTCACAACTAAAGCAAGTTACCAGtaatgacgacgacgacgacgacgacgacgacgacgatgatggtgatgatgacgacgatgaTACACAGAAGAAACCAATTGCTTTGCCACTGTGTTCTGAGTCACCTAAACCCACTACAACACTGGTAGTGTATTTTCCCAAGTCTCAATCACCTAAATCTTTCACATCTATGCAGAAAGCGtctgatgatgacgacgacgacgacgacgacaaaAAGAGTGATGACTTAGTTCCTGTGGCTAGTCCTCTTGTAGGGAAAGCAGTCGCACCAGTTATTGACCATGCTTCATTCGAGGTTGGGCTAATGTCAATATCTCATGCCAAGTACATCAAGTTCACTTTGGATGTACCTGTTGAGGCATTGCATCACGTGATCATAGTTTCTGGACATTGCTTTCCAGATCCCCCTGGTTCGCAATACCCTGTTCACGTGACACCTACTCTGTCCGGTCCTCAACCATACAACCACAATTTCTGTTTGAATATTGACAGCAAAGTCAGATGTGATTCGTCTCAGTCTTTCACCTTTGGTATCCGTGTTACCATATACTTTATTTATGTCAGTAACACGCCTGCACAGATCACGTTCCAACCCAAGGGTGCTTATCGAACCTTTTCTGAAGCTCAATGTCTGG GAACTAAGGGTGACAACGAGTGA